The Paenibacillus sp. FSL R7-0204 genome includes a region encoding these proteins:
- a CDS encoding galactose-binding domain-containing protein: MISRTRSSVARTFLMYGLMLVLCVGQLALFPATGAAAGNLAQGKTINASSVGDVYVAANANDGNQGTYWESASNAFPQWIKVDLGASSSVNQVVLKLPAGWEARTQTLSVQGSTDDASYSNLAASAGYAFNPGSANSVTINFTAATARYVKINFTGNTGWPAAQLSEIEVYGTTASPPGTYEAEAAALSGGAKTNTDHSGYTGAAFVDGYLTQGAATTFSVTAPAAGNYSAALRYANASGSTKTLSIYVNGTKVKQTSLANLPSWDNWSTQAEVVALTAGNNTIAYKYDASDSGNVNLDQLVLTASTAPTATVAPTPVPTIAPTVAPTVVPTARPATTPTVAPTPTTTPVPTSTPVPTATPTTGPGVNLATGKAVNASSSVFTFVPANANDGDVTTYWEGAGGDYPNTLTVNLGANANITSVVVKLNPAAAWSTRTQTIQVLGHNQSTGTFSSLVPAAVYTFNPASGNTVTIPVTATVSELQLKFTANSGSSAGQVAELQIIGTPGANPDLTVTGMSWSPSAPVETDSLTLNATVKNSGTASSAATNVSFYLGTVLAGYAPVDTLAAGASANVSFSVGAKDAGTYTVSAKVDEMSNVVELNEGNNSYTHPSALTVNPVSSSDLIASPVSWSPSNPAGGNVVSFALAIKNQGSASSAGGAHNITLTLSDATTGAVLRTLTGTYNGVIAAGSTTAPVALGTWTAVNGKYNVKTEIAVDGNELAVKRANNIQNQPLYIGRGANMPYDMYEAEDGVIGGGAVKLAPNRNIGDLAGEASGRRAVTLNTTGSYVEFTTKASTNTLVTRFSIPDSASGDGTTATLNIYVNGVFNKAITLNSKYAWLYGSETSPGNSPSAGSPRHIYDEANIMFDSIIPAGSTIRLQKDAANTSQYAIDFVSLEQVSPIANPDPAKYTVPLGFTHQDVQNALDKVRMDTTGNLAGVYLPAGNYETSNKFQVYGKAVKIIGAGPWYTRFYAPLNQSNTDIGFRATDSANGSTFSGFAYFGNYTSRIDGPGKVFDFSNVANITIDNIWTEHQVCMYWGANTDYMVIRNSRIRNTFADGINMTNGSTNNLVSNNEARATGDDSFALFSAIDSGGSDMKDNVYENLTSILTWRAAGVAVYGGYANTFRNIYIADTLCYSGITISSLDFGYAMNGFGASPPTNFQNISVVRAGGHFWGSQTFPAIWVFSASKVFQGIRVSDVDIVDPTYHGIMFQTNYVGSSPQFPVADTIFSNITISGALKSGDAFDAKSGVGIWANESAEPGQGPAVGNVVFNNLKILNTVTPIKNTTSTFTITVNP, translated from the coding sequence ATGATCAGTAGAACCAGGTCTTCGGTAGCAAGGACATTCCTGATGTACGGTCTGATGCTTGTGTTATGTGTGGGACAGCTCGCGTTATTTCCGGCAACGGGAGCGGCGGCAGGCAATCTGGCTCAGGGCAAGACGATCAACGCAAGCTCAGTCGGTGATGTGTATGTAGCAGCGAATGCTAATGACGGTAACCAGGGTACGTACTGGGAGAGTGCCAGCAATGCTTTTCCGCAATGGATCAAGGTGGATCTGGGTGCCAGCAGCAGTGTGAATCAGGTTGTACTGAAGCTGCCTGCGGGCTGGGAAGCCAGAACACAAACGCTGTCTGTGCAAGGCAGTACGGATGATGCGTCTTACAGCAATCTGGCGGCGTCTGCGGGGTATGCCTTCAATCCGGGCAGTGCGAACTCCGTCACCATCAACTTCACAGCTGCAACCGCCCGGTATGTCAAAATCAACTTCACGGGCAACACCGGCTGGCCCGCAGCGCAGCTGTCGGAGATTGAGGTGTACGGCACCACGGCCTCTCCACCCGGAACTTATGAAGCGGAGGCTGCCGCCTTATCCGGCGGGGCCAAGACGAATACCGATCACAGCGGGTATACCGGTGCTGCCTTCGTAGATGGCTACCTGACTCAGGGAGCAGCCACAACCTTCTCGGTAACCGCTCCGGCGGCAGGGAATTACAGCGCAGCTCTGAGGTATGCCAATGCCTCAGGCAGTACGAAGACGCTGAGTATCTACGTGAACGGCACGAAGGTCAAGCAGACCTCGCTTGCCAATCTGCCAAGCTGGGACAACTGGTCCACGCAGGCTGAGGTGGTGGCTTTAACTGCCGGAAATAACACCATTGCCTACAAATATGATGCGTCCGACTCCGGGAACGTGAATCTGGATCAGCTTGTACTGACAGCTTCAACGGCACCAACGGCAACGGTTGCCCCTACGCCCGTTCCAACGATAGCGCCGACAGTTGCGCCAACGGTTGTGCCAACTGCAAGGCCGGCTACCACACCAACTGTAGCTCCAACGCCAACTACTACACCTGTGCCAACATCTACACCAGTCCCTACAGCAACCCCAACCACAGGTCCCGGCGTGAACCTGGCGACCGGCAAAGCTGTGAATGCTTCCTCCTCCGTCTTCACCTTTGTTCCGGCCAACGCCAATGATGGAGATGTCACGACCTATTGGGAAGGAGCAGGGGGAGATTATCCGAATACGCTGACTGTTAACCTTGGTGCAAACGCCAATATAACTTCGGTAGTTGTGAAGCTGAATCCGGCAGCAGCCTGGTCAACCCGTACCCAAACTATTCAAGTCCTGGGGCATAATCAGTCGACAGGCACCTTCTCCAGTCTGGTACCGGCAGCTGTGTATACCTTCAATCCGGCCAGCGGCAACACAGTGACCATTCCGGTCACAGCAACCGTCAGTGAGCTGCAGCTGAAATTCACAGCGAACTCCGGATCAAGCGCCGGACAGGTGGCGGAGCTCCAGATCATCGGCACACCGGGGGCGAACCCGGATTTGACGGTGACCGGGATGTCATGGAGTCCTTCCGCTCCGGTAGAGACAGATTCTCTGACACTGAACGCTACAGTGAAGAATAGCGGCACTGCCTCATCCGCAGCTACCAATGTCAGCTTTTATCTCGGTACCGTTCTTGCCGGATATGCCCCCGTGGATACCCTGGCCGCAGGAGCTTCGGCCAATGTCTCCTTCAGTGTTGGTGCCAAGGATGCCGGAACCTATACGGTAAGCGCCAAGGTAGATGAGATGAGCAATGTTGTAGAGCTGAATGAAGGCAATAACAGCTATACGCATCCTTCTGCCCTTACAGTAAATCCGGTATCCAGCTCAGATCTGATCGCCTCTCCGGTCAGTTGGTCTCCAAGCAATCCGGCAGGGGGGAACGTGGTCAGCTTCGCGTTAGCCATCAAGAATCAGGGATCAGCTTCCTCGGCAGGCGGCGCTCATAACATCACGCTGACCTTGTCCGATGCTACGACCGGCGCGGTCCTCAGAACGTTGACCGGCACTTATAACGGTGTCATTGCTGCCGGAAGTACTACCGCTCCTGTGGCTCTTGGAACCTGGACGGCTGTGAACGGTAAATATAATGTAAAAACAGAAATTGCCGTGGATGGCAACGAACTGGCGGTAAAACGGGCCAACAACATCCAGAATCAGCCGCTCTACATCGGACGCGGGGCCAATATGCCTTACGATATGTATGAGGCAGAAGATGGAGTGATCGGCGGCGGAGCGGTCAAGCTGGCACCGAACCGGAATATCGGTGATCTGGCCGGTGAAGCTTCAGGCAGACGGGCCGTTACGCTGAATACCACAGGCAGCTATGTCGAATTCACCACCAAAGCCAGTACGAATACCCTGGTCACCCGGTTCTCTATTCCCGACTCGGCCAGCGGTGACGGCACAACAGCGACCCTGAATATTTATGTTAATGGTGTCTTTAACAAAGCCATCACCTTGAATTCCAAGTATGCCTGGCTCTATGGCTCAGAGACCAGTCCGGGCAATTCGCCAAGCGCCGGTTCCCCGCGCCATATCTATGATGAAGCGAACATCATGTTCGACAGTATCATTCCGGCAGGCAGCACGATCCGGCTGCAGAAGGATGCAGCCAACACCTCACAATATGCGATAGACTTCGTGAGCCTGGAGCAGGTATCGCCGATCGCCAATCCTGATCCGGCGAAGTATACCGTTCCGCTTGGATTCACACATCAGGATGTGCAGAATGCGCTGGATAAGGTCCGTATGGATACAACGGGTAATCTTGCGGGTGTCTATCTTCCTGCCGGAAACTATGAGACCTCGAATAAATTCCAGGTCTACGGCAAGGCAGTGAAGATCATCGGAGCCGGACCGTGGTATACCCGGTTCTATGCTCCGCTCAACCAGTCGAATACAGACATCGGCTTCCGGGCGACAGATTCAGCGAATGGCTCGACCTTCTCGGGGTTTGCCTACTTCGGCAACTATACTTCACGGATTGACGGTCCCGGCAAGGTGTTCGACTTCTCCAATGTGGCGAACATAACGATCGACAATATCTGGACTGAACATCAGGTATGTATGTACTGGGGGGCCAATACCGATTATATGGTGATCCGCAACTCCCGTATCCGCAACACCTTCGCCGACGGGATCAACATGACGAACGGCAGCACGAATAATCTCGTGTCCAATAATGAAGCCCGGGCTACCGGAGATGACAGCTTCGCGTTGTTCTCGGCGATTGATTCCGGCGGCTCGGATATGAAGGATAACGTCTATGAGAATCTGACCTCGATCCTGACCTGGCGGGCAGCCGGGGTAGCGGTATACGGCGGTTATGCCAATACCTTCCGCAACATCTACATCGCGGATACGCTCTGCTACTCAGGAATTACGATCAGCTCGCTTGATTTCGGTTATGCGATGAATGGCTTCGGCGCTTCGCCGCCGACGAACTTCCAGAATATCTCGGTCGTCCGGGCAGGCGGACATTTCTGGGGCTCCCAGACCTTCCCGGCCATCTGGGTGTTCTCCGCCTCCAAGGTGTTCCAGGGCATCCGGGTGAGTGATGTGGATATTGTGGACCCGACCTATCACGGGATTATGTTCCAGACCAATTATGTCGGCTCATCGCCGCAGTTCCCTGTGGCCGATACGATCTTCTCGAACATTACCATTTCCGGTGCCCTCAAGAGCGGAGATGCCTTCGATGCCAAGTCCGGTGTCGGTATCTGGGCGAATGAGTCGGCAGAGCCCGGCCAAGGCCCGGCGGTGGGTAATGTAGTCTTCAACAACCTGAAGATCCTGAACACAGTAACGCCGATCAAAAACACAACCTCCACGTTCACTATAACGGTGAATCCGTAG
- a CDS encoding methyl-accepting chemotaxis protein, translating into MLGRLRGIRAKIMFGFAAVIIVFILAITGSTIFQGKVTMLTEQINRNYSKLSMVQKLTDEIRTADGLAARYVMSNTTEERTANLTAYEAKIPEITAAVEELKGAGLNEAELAGIQNLEGEWGNYLTVLKQAFALAKEGNFPQAQKSFTSLSLTTIIDSQLVFETMLHDEIMKEQSQAATHRSSSMITSMGVTGLSVVLALLIAFVLSARILKPVKDINRQLQEIVGGDADLTRKLSVQTKDEIGELARNFNKMTDNLSSMITQVKLSANGLAASAVKLTSESGMTAGTTEKIAGIMGEVASGAGMQMNDLQTNMNTIIEMSDGIQLIAASVQDISEASQRSADYAVAGDLSLQSAVRQMDSINESIQALSQKVTGFVNRSQDISSIVGVIKGIASETNMLALNATIEAARAGEHGRGFAVVADQVRRLAEQSADSANQIAEMATGIQADADHAVKVMKNSMNEVQGGTRIIEEAGQSFNAIRYSIDSLAGQVQEVSGAVEEITAATEEIVDSIRTVTHISETTAASTQQVSAASQEQMASVEQIASSASALSMLAQGLQGLVARFNV; encoded by the coding sequence ATGTTGGGCAGACTTAGAGGAATCCGGGCCAAAATCATGTTTGGTTTCGCCGCTGTTATTATCGTGTTCATTCTCGCAATTACCGGCAGTACTATATTTCAGGGTAAAGTGACCATGCTTACAGAGCAGATCAACCGCAATTACAGCAAGCTCTCGATGGTACAGAAATTAACCGATGAGATCCGGACGGCGGACGGTCTGGCCGCAAGGTATGTGATGAGTAATACCACTGAGGAGAGAACAGCCAATCTAACCGCTTATGAAGCCAAGATCCCGGAGATTACAGCCGCAGTCGAAGAGCTTAAGGGAGCCGGCCTGAATGAGGCGGAGCTTGCGGGAATTCAGAATCTGGAGGGAGAGTGGGGCAATTATCTGACAGTGCTGAAGCAGGCTTTTGCCTTGGCCAAGGAAGGGAACTTCCCGCAAGCGCAAAAGTCGTTCACAAGCCTCTCCCTTACGACTATCATCGATTCACAGCTGGTGTTCGAGACGATGCTGCATGATGAAATCATGAAGGAACAGAGCCAGGCGGCAACCCACCGCAGCTCCTCTATGATTACCAGCATGGGCGTTACAGGCTTATCCGTGGTACTGGCTCTGTTGATCGCATTCGTATTGTCCGCACGGATACTGAAGCCGGTGAAGGATATCAACAGGCAGCTCCAGGAGATTGTGGGCGGCGATGCCGATCTAACCCGCAAGCTTAGTGTGCAGACGAAGGATGAGATTGGTGAGCTGGCCCGGAATTTCAATAAAATGACCGATAATCTGTCATCGATGATTACCCAGGTGAAGCTATCTGCGAACGGTCTGGCGGCTTCTGCAGTGAAGCTGACCTCGGAGAGCGGAATGACCGCCGGAACTACCGAGAAGATCGCCGGAATTATGGGTGAGGTCGCAAGTGGTGCGGGCATGCAGATGAATGACCTGCAGACTAACATGAACACGATTATTGAAATGTCGGACGGCATTCAGCTGATTGCTGCCAGTGTACAGGATATCTCGGAAGCTTCCCAGCGTTCTGCAGATTATGCGGTGGCCGGGGATCTATCCCTGCAATCTGCCGTCCGGCAGATGGATTCGATCAACGAATCCATTCAGGCGTTATCGCAGAAGGTGACGGGCTTCGTGAATCGTTCACAGGATATAAGCAGCATTGTCGGGGTGATCAAGGGGATTGCCTCGGAGACGAATATGCTGGCACTGAATGCAACCATAGAAGCGGCCCGGGCCGGAGAGCACGGCAGAGGCTTTGCTGTGGTAGCCGATCAAGTGCGCAGGCTGGCCGAACAGTCCGCAGATTCCGCCAATCAGATTGCAGAAATGGCGACTGGAATCCAGGCGGATGCTGACCATGCAGTGAAGGTGATGAAGAACAGTATGAACGAAGTGCAGGGCGGAACCCGTATCATAGAAGAGGCCGGGCAGTCTTTCAACGCTATCCGCTATTCGATTGATTCACTGGCGGGACAGGTTCAGGAGGTATCCGGTGCGGTAGAAGAAATCACGGCAGCGACGGAGGAGATTGTAGATTCCATCCGCACCGTTACGCATATCTCCGAGACCACAGCGGCAAGTACACAGCAAGTATCCGCCGCATCGCAAGAGCAGATGGCTTCAGTGGAACAGATCGCCTCTTCTGCCAGTGCACTCAGCATGCTGGCGCAAGGGCTGCAAGGTTTGGTAGCACGGTTCAATGTATAA
- a CDS encoding nucleotidyltransferase domain-containing protein, producing MNESTRQELLSKNEKLINMVIERAKRDYPEEIAVIGLTGSYSTGDYHEKSDLDLIIINNNNQGWGISSCFILGDIGYDIYCTPWETRIEDQAALESPMISSLIDLQVLYYAKPEDLEKLRGYQQRALDALAKPMGRDSLERAKKWIDLAKQEYANICLAEDKGAVRLASAELVYNLVNALTHMNNTYLKRGLKRYLEDTAAYRYLPENYEKIYMNVICAMTTDEIRSTSGILLKSILDLYSTLYQKYVEQPVPTYDNLAGTYEELWCNYRNKIIASAESKDASYAFYAAMGAQGLLDEMTESRGTRKFELMQYFDAANLDLFKDQFLLAMDDYLEEYHRTGRQPQRYDTCEELYRQYMNK from the coding sequence ATGAATGAAAGTACCAGGCAGGAGCTATTATCCAAAAACGAAAAATTGATCAACATGGTGATCGAGCGGGCCAAACGGGATTATCCAGAGGAGATTGCGGTGATCGGGCTTACGGGCTCTTACAGTACCGGGGATTATCATGAGAAAAGCGATCTGGATCTGATCATCATCAATAATAACAACCAAGGCTGGGGCATCTCGTCCTGCTTCATTCTGGGGGATATCGGTTATGATATCTACTGCACTCCTTGGGAGACCCGGATCGAAGATCAGGCCGCTCTTGAAAGTCCGATGATCTCCTCTCTAATAGATTTGCAGGTGCTCTACTATGCCAAGCCTGAGGATCTGGAGAAGCTTAGAGGCTACCAGCAGCGGGCGCTGGATGCTCTGGCGAAGCCCATGGGACGCGATTCTCTGGAACGGGCGAAGAAATGGATCGATCTGGCGAAGCAGGAATATGCGAATATTTGTCTTGCGGAGGATAAGGGAGCCGTTAGGCTGGCTTCAGCGGAGTTGGTCTACAATCTGGTGAACGCTTTGACGCATATGAACAATACTTATCTGAAAAGAGGGCTGAAAAGATACCTGGAGGACACCGCAGCTTACCGCTACCTCCCTGAGAATTATGAGAAGATCTATATGAATGTGATCTGCGCGATGACGACGGACGAGATCCGAAGTACCTCCGGCATTCTGCTTAAAAGTATCCTTGATCTATACAGCACCCTATATCAGAAATATGTGGAACAGCCTGTTCCTACCTATGATAATCTGGCGGGCACCTATGAGGAATTATGGTGCAACTACCGCAACAAGATCATTGCCAGCGCTGAAAGTAAGGATGCTTCTTACGCCTTCTACGCCGCCATGGGAGCGCAGGGTCTGCTGGATGAAATGACTGAGTCGCGGGGAACACGGAAGTTTGAACTCATGCAGTATTTTGATGCCGCCAATCTGGATCTGTTCAAGGACCAGTTCCTCCTGGCAATGGACGACTATCTGGAGGAATATCACCGGACCGGCCGGCAGCCCCAGCGTTACGATACTTGTGAAGAGCTGTACCGGCAATATATGAACAAGTAA
- the cysK gene encoding cysteine synthase A, with protein MTNRVVSNITELIGGTPVVRLNRVTGPEDAELYVKLEMFNPSGSVKDRAAYNLILQAELDGRLQPGGTIIEPTSGNTGIGLAMNAAAKGYKAILIMPDNMTKERINILKAYGAEVVLTPAAERMPGAIAKAVELGREIPGSFIPQQFENRANPDIHRTTTAPEILEQMEGRLDVFIATSGTGGTITGTGEALRARLPELRVVVVEPQGSPVLSGGQPGPHKLVGTSPGFVPAILNTAIYDEIVQVSDEDALEMVRELARTEGILLGPSGGAAVWTALQEARHLGRGKRVLCIAPDTGERYLSMGIFD; from the coding sequence ATGACGAATCGGGTAGTAAGTAATATTACGGAGCTGATCGGCGGCACGCCGGTTGTGCGCTTGAACCGGGTAACCGGACCGGAGGATGCGGAGCTGTATGTAAAGCTGGAGATGTTCAATCCCAGCGGCAGCGTCAAGGACCGGGCGGCCTATAATCTGATCCTCCAGGCGGAGCTGGACGGACGCCTGCAGCCGGGCGGGACAATCATTGAGCCGACCAGCGGGAATACCGGGATTGGACTGGCGATGAACGCAGCAGCGAAGGGATATAAGGCGATCCTGATCATGCCGGATAATATGACGAAGGAACGGATCAATATCCTGAAGGCCTACGGGGCGGAAGTGGTGCTGACTCCGGCGGCGGAGCGGATGCCCGGCGCGATTGCCAAGGCGGTGGAGCTGGGACGGGAGATCCCCGGCAGCTTCATACCGCAGCAGTTCGAGAATCGGGCGAACCCGGACATTCACCGCACCACCACCGCGCCAGAAATCCTGGAGCAGATGGAAGGGCGGCTGGATGTCTTCATTGCCACTTCCGGGACAGGCGGCACCATCACCGGAACCGGCGAGGCGTTGCGCGCGCGACTGCCAGAGCTGCGTGTGGTTGTTGTGGAGCCGCAGGGTTCGCCGGTGCTGTCCGGCGGCCAGCCCGGGCCGCATAAGCTGGTGGGGACCAGCCCCGGCTTCGTGCCGGCGATTCTGAATACCGCCATTTACGATGAGATCGTGCAGGTATCCGATGAGGATGCCTTGGAGATGGTAAGAGAACTGGCCCGTACCGAGGGAATTCTGCTCGGACCTTCCGGCGGAGCCGCAGTCTGGACAGCCTTGCAGGAGGCACGGCACCTGGGTCGGGGCAAGCGGGTGTTATGTATCGCGCCCGATACCGGGGAACGTTACCTCAGCATGGGAATTTTCGACTAA
- a CDS encoding Crp/Fnr family transcriptional regulator — MQSIINPEAVRSLTEQNGLTAMFSSSAIAQMELRRYGGGEAVCSVGDRLEHMFFLMQGKLKIHTLLPNGKSMLVRFARPMSVIGDVELLRQYPVKNEVVSVGDSLLLVAGRKLLLREIEDNTALLRFLVGELSHKMYTLGQTSAMNVLYPVENRFASYLMSLFADNTGAQRVEEIRTSTLTETADLLGTSYRHLNRVVRRLIEDGIIERRNGRLIVRDEERLALLANGNLYD, encoded by the coding sequence ATGCAATCGATTATAAATCCGGAGGCGGTTCGAAGCCTTACCGAGCAGAATGGTCTCACAGCCATGTTCAGCAGCAGCGCCATTGCCCAGATGGAGCTTCGGCGTTACGGCGGAGGAGAGGCAGTCTGCTCGGTTGGCGACCGGCTGGAGCATATGTTTTTCCTGATGCAGGGCAAGCTGAAGATTCATACGCTGCTGCCTAACGGCAAGTCGATGCTGGTCCGGTTCGCCCGGCCGATGTCGGTGATCGGGGATGTGGAGCTGCTGCGCCAGTATCCCGTTAAGAATGAGGTGGTCTCTGTAGGGGACAGCCTGCTGCTTGTTGCCGGAAGGAAGCTGCTGCTCCGGGAGATTGAAGACAATACAGCGCTGCTGCGCTTCCTGGTAGGAGAGCTGAGCCACAAAATGTACACGCTCGGCCAGACCTCAGCCATGAATGTTCTCTATCCGGTGGAGAACCGGTTCGCCAGCTACCTGATGTCGCTGTTCGCGGACAACACCGGCGCCCAGCGCGTAGAGGAGATTCGCACCTCCACGCTGACTGAGACCGCCGATCTGCTCGGCACCAGCTACCGGCATCTGAACCGGGTAGTGCGCCGCCTGATTGAAGACGGGATTATTGAACGCAGGAACGGCCGACTGATAGTGCGGGACGAAGAACGTCTGGCATTGCTGGCGAACGGGAATTTGTACGATTGA
- a CDS encoding VanZ family protein produces the protein MNQAHKRTKYGLQVLFTVYVYILFKIILFKFGSMDLPFLWQQLQHSPDHVAASLRSGNLVPLATLSNTYHHLSTSTVVNFLGNIALFIPYGIFLVLLSPNGKGSGSFTGVLLWSFALSAVLECSQAVFYIGTFDVDDLLLNTFGGMLGYLLIRPIMMMYMTGRQGSSVTQK, from the coding sequence ATGAATCAGGCACACAAGCGGACAAAATACGGTTTGCAGGTACTGTTTACCGTCTACGTATATATTCTGTTCAAAATTATTTTGTTCAAATTCGGTTCGATGGATCTCCCATTTCTATGGCAGCAGCTTCAACACAGCCCGGACCATGTTGCCGCCAGTCTGAGAAGCGGAAATCTGGTCCCGCTGGCCACCTTATCCAATACCTATCACCATCTCAGCACAAGCACTGTCGTTAATTTCCTGGGGAATATCGCCTTATTCATTCCTTATGGCATCTTCCTGGTGCTGTTATCTCCGAATGGAAAAGGCAGCGGCTCCTTCACCGGAGTCCTGCTGTGGTCCTTCGCGTTAAGCGCGGTGCTGGAATGCTCACAAGCCGTCTTCTATATTGGAACGTTTGATGTAGATGATCTTCTGCTGAATACATTCGGCGGGATGTTGGGATATCTGCTGATTCGCCCCATCATGATGATGTATATGACAGGCAGACAAGGCTCCTCCGTCACCCAGAAGTGA
- a CDS encoding response regulator transcription factor, protein MKRITILIADDDPEIADLIGLHLEKEGYHPIKVTNGPAAVQVIQSRHIDLAILDIMMPGLDGYEVTRQIREQHGLPIIFVSAKTSDLDKITGLVIGADDYMTKPFNPMELVARVNAQLRRSMKLNQPVTEQKAVVEAGGLIVDPDRRSVTLYGNAVELTPKEFDILYLLASYPKKVFSAEQLFQQIWGEAYYEGGNTVMVHIRTLRKKLGDDQSKNTWIKTIWGVGYTFNG, encoded by the coding sequence ATGAAACGGATTACGATTCTAATCGCCGACGATGATCCCGAGATTGCCGATCTGATCGGACTGCATTTGGAAAAAGAAGGCTACCACCCCATAAAGGTTACAAACGGCCCGGCGGCGGTGCAGGTCATCCAGTCCAGGCATATCGACCTGGCGATTCTGGATATTATGATGCCCGGGCTAGACGGGTATGAAGTGACCCGGCAGATCCGGGAGCAGCATGGGCTGCCGATTATTTTTGTGAGCGCGAAGACTTCGGATCTCGATAAAATCACCGGTCTTGTCATCGGTGCTGACGATTATATGACCAAGCCCTTCAATCCCATGGAACTGGTCGCCAGAGTGAACGCGCAGCTCAGACGTTCCATGAAGCTTAACCAGCCGGTTACCGAGCAGAAGGCCGTGGTGGAAGCCGGGGGGCTGATCGTTGATCCGGACCGCCGTTCCGTGACCTTGTATGGAAATGCTGTGGAGCTGACGCCGAAGGAATTCGATATCCTGTATTTGCTCGCCAGCTACCCTAAGAAAGTATTCAGCGCCGAGCAGCTTTTTCAGCAAATCTGGGGTGAGGCTTATTATGAAGGCGGGAACACCGTGATGGTCCATATCCGCACCTTGCGCAAAAAGCTGGGCGATGACCAGAGTAAAAATACATGGATCAAAACGATCTGGGGTGTGGGGTACACGTTCAATGGCTAA
- a CDS encoding sensor histidine kinase — MAKLVRSFRFKMISLLVLSMICSGAITFVLYKSLQMYYTSQVKYEDKLTRFRYLIADFGDLNFFLIFFIPLALLFFFLFTKPYARYFKEISHHIRLLANGDFKSRIQIHSNDEFEDIAADLNQAKDKLEEAVERGDFAENSKDKLVLNLAHDLRTPLTSVLGYLDLVLKDGELTAEQVKHYTTIAYTKSQRLEKLIDELFEITRMNYGMLTVEQRPLDLSELLVQLIEELYPLLENNGLTARIEVTPQLKITGDGELLARVFENLLTNAVRYGKDGRYVDIRCYPEGEQVVVQVINYGDRIPEEDLPFLFDMFYTGDRARTHQEGSTGLGLFIAKNIVEQHQGTISVQSDTIRTLFEVRLPGLIH; from the coding sequence ATGGCTAAACTTGTCCGCAGCTTCCGCTTCAAAATGATATCACTGCTGGTACTCAGCATGATTTGCTCCGGCGCTATTACCTTTGTACTCTACAAAAGCCTGCAAATGTATTATACCTCTCAGGTGAAGTATGAAGACAAGCTGACCCGCTTCCGTTATCTGATTGCCGATTTCGGCGACCTGAATTTCTTCCTGATCTTCTTCATCCCGCTGGCGCTGCTGTTCTTCTTCCTGTTCACCAAGCCGTATGCCCGCTATTTCAAAGAAATCTCGCACCATATCCGCCTGCTGGCTAACGGGGATTTCAAAAGCCGGATTCAAATCCATTCTAACGATGAATTCGAGGATATTGCCGCCGATCTTAACCAGGCCAAAGACAAACTCGAAGAAGCGGTGGAACGCGGGGACTTCGCGGAGAACAGCAAGGACAAGCTGGTGCTGAATCTGGCTCATGATCTGCGGACTCCGCTGACCTCTGTACTCGGCTACCTGGATCTGGTGCTGAAGGACGGAGAATTAACCGCCGAACAAGTTAAACATTACACCACGATTGCCTACACCAAATCACAGCGGCTGGAAAAGCTGATCGATGAGCTGTTCGAGATTACCCGGATGAACTACGGCATGCTTACCGTGGAGCAGCGCCCCCTTGATCTGAGCGAGCTGCTGGTCCAGCTGATCGAGGAATTGTATCCTCTATTGGAGAACAACGGGCTGACGGCCCGGATTGAGGTCACTCCGCAGCTCAAAATTACCGGGGACGGGGAACTACTGGCCCGGGTGTTCGAGAACCTGCTGACCAATGCGGTGCGTTACGGCAAAGACGGCCGTTATGTCGATATCCGCTGCTACCCGGAGGGTGAGCAGGTCGTTGTCCAGGTCATCAACTATGGAGACAGGATTCCTGAGGAGGACCTGCCTTTTCTATTCGATATGTTCTATACGGGCGACCGGGCGCGAACCCATCAGGAAGGCAGTACCGGGCTGGGATTGTTCATTGCCAAAAATATCGTCGAGCAGCATCAGGGGACGATCTCCGTACAGAGTGACACGATCCGCACGCTCTTCGAGGTCCGTCTGCCGGGTCTGATCCACTAG